In Cicer arietinum cultivar CDC Frontier isolate Library 1 chromosome 1, Cicar.CDCFrontier_v2.0, whole genome shotgun sequence, one DNA window encodes the following:
- the LOC101502481 gene encoding probable galacturonosyltransferase 4, producing the protein MVGVRNIVLFLLCITVVAPIVLYTDRLSSFDSPSSTKQEFIEDVTAFSFSAADSSHLNLLPQETSTVLKEPIGVVYTNEDSIKRKNLPQGLQLVESREHVSARVLSTTTEEDQTEKDNLIKLVTDETKQGNQGGDGEDAIDVDDNEGKLAKPTLAFTQESLLKSTKQEQQQETETSSRINKEKPVLSEIDKKNDQINDQIPSDARVQQLKDQLIQAKVYLSLPVVKSNPQLIRELRLRVKEVSRILGEATKDSDLPRNAKERMKAMEQTLLKGKQIQDDCAVAVKKLRAMIHSTEEQLHVLKKQTLFLTQLTAKTLPKGLHCLPLRLTTEYYKLNSSQQQFPNEEKLEDIQLYHYAIFSDNILATAVVVNSTVINAKDASKHVFHVVTDRLNYAAMRMWFLVNPPGKATIQVQNIDDFTWLNASYSPVLKQLASPAMIDYYFKAHRATSDSNLKFRNPKYLSILNHLRFYLPEVFPKLNKVLFLDDDLVVQKDLTGLWSVDLKGNVNGAVETCGESFHRFDRYLNFSNPLIAKNFDPRACGWAYGMNVFDLVEWKRQKITEVYHNWQNLNHDRQLWKLGTLPPGLITFWKRTFPLNRSWHVLGLGYNPNINQKDIERSAVMHYNGNMKPWLEISIPKFRSYWSKYVNYNHVFLRECNINP; encoded by the exons ATGGTGGGTGTGAGAAACATTGTGTTGTTTTTGCTTTGTATTACTGTTGTTGCTCCTATTGTTCTCTACACTGATCGTCTTAGCTCCTTTGATTCTCCATCCTCAA CCAAACAAGAGTTTATTGAAGATGTTACTGCTTTT TCTTTCAGTGCAGCAGACTCTAGCCACTTGAATTTGCTTCCTCAG gAAACTTCAACAGTTCTTAAGGAACCTATTGGAGTTGTATATACAAATGAAGACTCAATTAAGAGAAAGAATTTGCCTCAAG GTTTGCAATTGGTGGAATCAAGGGAGCACGTGTCTGCCAGGGTATTGTCAACCACAACCGAGGAAGATCAAACTGAAAAGGATAACCTCATCAAACTTGTGACAGATGAAACTAAGCAAGGAAATCAAGGCGGCGATGGAGAAGATGCTATTGATGTTGATGACAATGAAGGGAAACTCGCTAAACCGACTCTTGCTTTTACTCAAGAATCTCTACTTAAG TCTACGAAGCAGGAACAACAACAAGAAACAGAAACTTCTAGCAGAATAAACAAGGAAAAACCAGTATTATCCGAGATCGATAAGAAAAATGAccaaataaatgaccaaatacCATCGGATGCTCGGGTACAGCAACTGAAAGATCAACTCATCCAAGCTAAAGTCTACCTTTCCCTTCCAGTAGTTAAAAGCAACCCTCAACTCATTCGAGAGCTTCGTTTAAGGGTTAAAGAAGTTTCACGAATACTTGGGGAGGCAACCAAAGATTCCGATTTACCTAGGAA TGCAAAAGAGAGAATGAAGGCAATGGAGCAAACATTGTTGAAAGGAAAGCAAATTCAAGATGATTGTGCTGTTGCTGTGAAGAAGCTTCGGGCTATGATCCATTCAACAGAAGAACAGCTACATGTGCTCAAAAAGCAGACTTTGTTCTTAACACAGTTGACAGCAAAAACACTGCCCAAAGGTCTTCATTGTCTTCCGTTGCGCCTTACAACCGAGTATTATAAGTTGAATTCATCTCAGCAACAGTTCCCCAATGAAGAGAAGTTAGAAGACATTCAATTATACCATTATGCGATATTTTCGGACAACATATTGGCAACTGCTGTTGTCGTGAACTCAACTGTTATCAATGCTAAG GATGCATCAAAACATGTTTTCCACGTTGTTACCGATAGGCTCAATTATGCTGCAATGAGGATGTGGTTTTTGGTGAATCCACCCGGCAAGGCAACCATTCAGGTTCAGAACATTGATGACTTCACATGGTTGAATGCAAGTTACAGCCCTGTTCTTAAGCAGTTGGCTTCCCCAGCTATGATAGATTACTACTTCAAGGCTCATCGTGCAACTTCTGATTCAAACTTGAAGTTTcggaatccaaagtatttatcTATCTTGAACCATCTCCGTTTCTACCTGCCTGAGGTCTTTCCAAAGCTCAACAAAGTGCTGTTTTTGGATGATGATTTAGTTGTGCAGAAGGATCTGACCGGACTTTGGTCAGTTGACTTGAAAGGCAACGTAAATGGAGCCGTAGAAACTTGTGGAGAAAGTTTCCACCGATTTGATCGGTATCTCAACTTCTCAAATCCTCTTATTGCGAAGAATTTCGACCCACGTGCTTGTGGGTGGGCGTACggtatgaatgtatttgatttaGTGGAATGGAAGAGGCAAAAGATCACAGAGGTGTACCACAACTGGCAGAATCTG AATCATGATAGACAACTGTGGAAGTTAGGAACACTGCCACCAGGTCTCATAACATTCTGGAAACGCACTTTCCCACTGAACCGATCGTGGCACGTTTTGGGTCTTGGCTATAATCCCAACATCAACCAAAAAGATATCGAGCGGTCTGCGGTTATGCACTACAACGGAAACATGAAGCCATGGCTGGAGATAAGTATTCCCAAGTTTCGGAGTTATTGGTCAAAGTATGTCAACTACAATCACGTCTTTTTGCGAGAATGCAACATCAATCCATAG